In Candidatus Aminicenantes bacterium, the sequence GGAGGGTTTCAGGAAGAACTTGAGCATGACTTCGGTGACATCCTCATCGCAGGCCTGCAGCGTGAAAGCGCTGAGGTGCTTGATCTTCTCCAGCTTCTGCTGCGGCAGCAGGGTTTCCTTCTTCATGCTGGCCGCGAGCAGGTAGAACAGCGCCAGCTGGGCGCTGAACGATTTGGTGGCGGCGACGGCGATCTCCGGGCCGCACAGGAGCGGCAGGAAGAATTCGGCCTTCTCCTGGGGAATGGTGGAATTTTCGTTGTTGACCACGGCGATGATGCGGACCGCTTTGGCGAATTGATCGCGCACCTGGTTCAGGATGTCGACCAGGTCCTTGGTTTCCCCCGACTGGGTGATGGCCACCAGCACGTCCCCGGGCCGCAGGCTGTTCATGTACACGGAGCGGAAGAGATCGGGGTTGCAGGGAACGATGCCCAGGCGGGTCAGCTGGTTGAAGAAGTAACCCGCCGTCAGCGCGGCGTGGTAGGAGGTGCCGGAGCCGATGAAAAACACCCGGCCGCCGCTGGCGAAGCTCTGCTGGAAAATGGCCACCGCCTTCTCCTTGAAGCGGATCACCTTGCGCTTTTTTTTCCAGATGATGATCAGGTCCAGGGTGAAGAGGGCCGGGTAATATTCCTCGCCGAATTCCCGCAGCTCGCGCAGGAGCTGGGCTTCGTCGGAGGAGAAAAACTCAGGTGTAACGGCCGGCTGGCCTTGCAGGCGCAGCGCGTCGATTTCCTTTACCAGTTCGTTAAAGTGCGGGCTGGCGACGATCTTCAGGAACGCTCCCTTCAGCCGGGTTGGATCGAATATGGTGTAGAGCTTGAGCAGTTCGAAGACGATATCCTTGCAGTCTCGGGCATGTTTTTCAAACAACGAGAAGTACGGTTCCTCCCAGTCCTGGGAGAAATAGTATTTCTGCATTATTTCCAAATTGGCCGCCGTGGAAGCGATCTCCTGCTCCATGAAAAAATGATACTTGGACTGCAAGGCGATGTCGGCGATGTTCAGTTTCGACCGCTTCAGCCCGGGCATGCTGCGGCTGCCGTCGGCGAGCGAAAAAACGAAGTAGTCGCCGGCGGTAAAATAGATCCCCTGCCCTTCGACCAGGGGGATCAGGAAACGGGTCTTGACCAGGACCGACGTCAGGTCGGAGGAAACGACGATGAAATCGCCCTCCTCGTCCGCCCCTTTGCCGGCATAAAGCGACGATCCGGCCTTGACGGCGAAGATGCCCTCGATGTCCGGGGCCGACAGGCAGGCCGCGTACG encodes:
- a CDS encoding SIS domain-containing protein encodes the protein QVGSFLLKKLEYRGYDSTGAAFFKDDGSISLKKKVGSPTKVIHELDLEKASGRKFIGQVRWATYGSVTDENAQPHEVNCRTHLLGAHNGNISNTDSLKEFLIDARHRIASDNDGEMLVHLVEHFYREQQLLRKKADAKTRIDDLLQAILHANRKAVGSYAACLSAPDIEGIFAVKAGSSLYAGKGADEEGDFIVVSSDLTSVLVKTRFLIPLVEGQGIYFTAGDYFVFSLADGSRSMPGLKRSKLNIADIALQSKYHFFMEQEIASTAANLEIMQKYYFSQDWEEPYFSLFEKHARDCKDIVFELLKLYTIFDPTRLKGAFLKIVASPHFNELVKEIDALRLQGQPAVTPEFFSSDEAQLLRELREFGEEYYPALFTLDLIIIWKKKRKVIRFKEKAVAIFQQSFASGGRVFFIGSGTSYHAALTAGYFFNQLTRLGIVPCNPDLFRSVYMNSLRPGDVLVAITQSGETKDLVDILNQVRDQFAKAVRIIAVVNNENSTIPQEKAEFFLPLLCGPEIAVAATKSFSAQLALFYLLAASMKKETLLPQQKLEKIKHLSAFTLQACDEDVTEVMLKFFLKPSIHILGTSLIGLAREGALKIREVVLNHAEGYDAAEFKHGPNTILGKSTLYSFTDLENVLADMADFSRRLLLDADGRKGDREA